One Ictalurus furcatus strain D&B chromosome 24, Billie_1.0, whole genome shotgun sequence DNA segment encodes these proteins:
- the eef1a1l2 gene encoding eukaryotic translation elongation factor 1 alpha 1, like 2, whose protein sequence is MGKEKTHINIVVIGHVDSGKSTTTGHLIYKCGGIDKRTIEKFEKEAAEMGKGSFKYAWVLDKLKAERERGITIDISLWKFETSKYYITIIDAPGHRDFIKNMITGTSQADCAVLIVAAGVGEFEAGISKNGQTREHALLAFTLGVKQLIVGVNKMDSTEPPYSQARFEEITKEVGAYIKKIGYNPAAVAFVPISGWHGDNMLEPSTNMTWFKGWKIERKEGAANGTTLLEALDSILPPSRPTDKPLRLPLQDVYKIGGIGTVPVGRVETGMLKPGMVVTFAPVNLTTEVKSVEMHHESLAEALPGDNVGFNVKNVSVKDIRRGNVAGDSKNDPPQQAGNFTAQVIILNHPGQISQGYAPVLDCHTAHIACKFAELKEKIDRRSGKKLEDNPKNLKSGDAAIILMIPGKPMCVESFSQYPPLGRFAVRDMRQTVAVGVIKAVDKKASTTGKVTKSAQKAAKSK, encoded by the exons ATGGGTAAAGAAAAGACCCACATCAACATCGTGGTTATTGGCCATGTCGACTCCGGTAAATCCACCACCACCGGCCACCTGATCTACAAATGCGGAGGAATCGACAAGAGAACCATTGAGAAATTTGAGAAGGAAGCAGCTGAG ATGGGCAAAGGCTCCTTCAAGTACGCCTGGGTGCTGGACAAACTGAAGGCCGAGCGTGAGCGTGGTATCACCATTGATATCTCTCTTTGGAAGTTTGAGACCAGCAAGTACTATATCACCATCATCGATGCCCCAGGACACAGAGACTTCATTAAGAATATGATCACTGGTACCTCACAg GCCGATTGTGCTGTGCTGATCGTTGCTGCCGGTGTGGGTGAGTTTGAGGCTGGTATCTCCAAGAATGGACAGACCCGTGAGCATGCCCTCCTGGCCTTCACCCTGGGAGTGAAGCAGCTTATCGTTGGAGTCAACAAGATGGACTCCACCGAACCCCCATACAGCCAGGCTCGCTTTGAAGAGATCACCAAGGAAGTCGGCGCTTACATCAAGAAGATTGGCTACAACCCTGCTGCCGTTGCCTTCGTCCCAATTTCTGGGTGGCATGGAGACAACATGCTGGAGCCCAGCACAAAC ATGACATGGTTCAAGGGATGGAAGATTGAACGTAAAGAAGGTGCTGCCAACGGAACGACTCTCTTGGAGGCCTTGGACTCCATCCTGCCCCCCTCCCGCCCCACTGACAAGCCTCTCCGTCTGCCCCTGCAGGACGTCTACAAGATTGGAG GTATTGGAACTGTACCTGTGGGCCGTGTCGAGACTGGTATGCTTAAGCCTGGCATGGTTGTGACCTTTGCCCCTGTCAACTTGACCACTGAGGTCAAGTCTGTTGAGATGCACCATGAGTCTTTGGCTGAGGCTTTGCCTGGTGACAATGTTGGCTTCAACGTGAAGAACGTGTCAGTGAAGGACATCCGTCGTGGTAACGTGGCTGGAGACAGCAAGAACGACCCACCCCAGCAGGCTGGCAACTTCACAGCTCAG gtcATCATCCTGAACCACCCTGGTCAGATCTCTCAGGGCTACGCTCCCGTGCTGGACTGTCACACTGCTCACATTGCCTGCAAGTTTGCGGAGCTTAAGGAGAAGATTGACCGTCGTTCTGGCAAGAAGCTTGAAGACAACCCCAAGAACCTGAAATCTGGAGATGCTGCCATCATCCTTATGATCCCTGGAAAACCTATGTGTGTGGAGAGCTTTTCTCAGTACCCACCACTGG GTCGTTTTGCTGTGCGTGATATGAGGCAGACCGTTGCTGTTGGTGTCATCAAAGCTGTTGACAAGAAAGCCTCTACAACTGGCAAGGTGACCAAGTCTGCTCAGAAGGCCGCAAAAAGCAAATGA
- the LOC128600587 gene encoding elongation factor 1-alpha produces MGKEKTHINIVVIGHVDSGKSTTTGHLIYKCGGIDKRTIEKFEKEAAEMGKGSFKYAWVLDKLKAERERGITIDIALWKFETSKYYITIIDAPGHRDFIKNMITGTSQADCAVLIVAGGVGEFEAGISKNGQTREHALLAFTLGVKQLIVGVNKMDSTEPPYSQARFEEITKEVSAYIKKIGYNPAAVAFVPISGWHGDNMLEPSTNMGWFKGWKVERKEGNASGTTLLDALDAILPPSRPTDKPLRLPLQDVYKIGGIGTVPVGRVETGVLKPGMVVTFAPVNVTTEVKSVEMHHESLPEATPGDNVGFNVKNVSVKDIRRGNVAGDSKNDPPQEAGSFTAQVIILNHPGQISQGYAPVLDCHTAHIACKFAELKEKIDRRSGKKLEDNPKNLKSGDAAIVEMVPGKPMCVESFSTYPPLGRFAVRDMRQTVAVGVIKSVEKKAAGAGKVTKSAQKAAKTK; encoded by the exons ATGGGAAAGGAAAAGACCCACATTAACATCGTGGTTATCGGCCACGTCGACTCTGGAAAGTCAACCACCACCGGCCATCTGATCTACAAATGCGGAGGTATCGACAAGAGAACCATCGAGAAGTTCGAGAAGGAAGCCGCTGAG ATGGGTAAGGGCTCCTTCAAGTACGCCTGGGTGCTGGACAAACTGAAGGCTGAACGTGAGCGTGGTATCACCATCGACATTGCCCTCTGGAAGTTTGAGACCAGCAAGTACTACATCACAATCATTGATGCCCCTGGACACAGAGACTTCATCAAGAACATGATCACTGGTACCTCACAG GCTGATTGTGCTGTGCTGATCGTTGCTGGTGGTGTGGGTGAGTTCGAGGCTGGTATCTCTAAGAATGGACAGACCCGTGAGCATGCCCTCCTGGCCTTCACCCTGGGAGTGAAGCAGCTTATCGTTGGAGTCAACAAGATGGACTCCACCGAGCCCCCATACAGCCAGGCTCGCTTTGAGGAGATCACCAAGGAAGTCAGCGCTTACATCAAGAAGATTGGCTACAACCCTGCTGCCGTTGCTTTCGTCCCAATTTCCGGGTGGCATGGAGACAACATGCTGGAGCCCAGCACAAAc ATGGGCTGGTTCAAGGGATGGAAGGTTGAGCGTAAGGAGGGAAATGCCAGCGGCACTACCCTTCTGGATGCCCTGGATGCCATCCTGCCCCCTTCCCGCCCCACTGACAAGCCTCTCCGTCTGCCCCTGCAGGATGTCTACAAGATCGGAG GTATTGGAACTGTACCTGTGGGCCGTGTGGAGACTGGTGTTCTCAAGCCTGGCATGGTTGTGACCTTTGCCCCTGTCAATGTGACCACTGAGGTTAAGTCTGTTGAAATGCACCATGAGTCTCTCCCTGAAGCAACTCCTGGTGACAATGTTGGCTTCAACGTGAAGAACGTGTCTGTGAAGGACATCCGTCGTGGTAACGTGGCTGGAGACAGCAAGAACGACCCACCCCAGGAGGCTGGCAGCTTCACTGCTCAG GTCATCATCCTGAACCACCCTGGTCAGATCTCTCAGGGTTATGCTCCTGTGCTGGACTGCCACACTGCTCACATTGCTTGCAAGTTTGCTGAGCTCAAGGAGAAGATTGACCGTCGTTCTGGTAAGAAGCTTGAGGACAACCCCAAGAACCTGAAGTCTGGTGATGCAGCCATTGTTGAAATGGTTCCTGGCAAGCCCATGTGTGTGGAGAGCTTCTCTACCTATCCTCCTCTTG GTCGTTTTGCTGTGCGTGACATGAGGCAGACCGTTGCTGTTGGTGTCATCAAGAGTGTTGAGAAGAAGGCTGCTGGTGCTGGCAAGGTCACGAAGTCTGCACAGAAGGCTGCCAAGACCAAGTGA
- the LOC128600575 gene encoding eukaryotic translation initiation factor 3 subunit A-like has protein sequence MRIGSKSRLVGERHIIIWVGCLKRRSEIYSDPVVTVTVKGWSMAGNWKDSETKELLSIRSEEEIIRQLNGTVRDAVVYEKITQKLKERGVLREKTQVINKLKTLRKKFHQIKQRNAQLGNSDWPYFDMCHYIWGGGRSANPVVLLSPLEPYPSENDAETTLSDTDILKTEVCTEFVPLSPAEFPPSPQSPPNKSAKKVSRGEQMVKDMKEFFTEMDRDFEERERLRVLEQRQYEECLRKEAKEEEREERARQMAMFKELLESQNNLLRELLVRIPSPTLQRLTPSKNNAETETTSSVANIPDTKECTKFVHNSHAESPQSPPNKRAKKVSQEEQIAKVMKECFAEIARTLEERERLRLLEHRQHEESLRKEAKQEAREERARQMEMFKEMQESQNDLLKELLRRMPSPTLQQLKISKYWHSVNQSRFITDTASNSNVQNTSEQDMIFNPPSSTSFME, from the exons ATGCGAATCggctcaaagagtcgactcgtcGGTGAACGACACATCATTATTTGGGTCGGGTGTTTAAAACGTAGGTCAGAAATATATAGCGATCCGGTGGTGACAGTTACTGTGAAAGGCTGGAGCATGGCTGGAAATTGGAAGGATTCCGAAACGAAGGAGCTGCTGTCTATCCGGTCAGAGGAAGAAATCATTCGCCAGCTGAACGGCACTGTTCGGGATGCAGTGGTGTACGAGAAAATCACTCAGAAACTCAAAGAGCGCGGGGTTTTAAGAGAAAAGACGCAGGtcataaataaactgaaaactCTACGCAAGAAGTTTCACCAAATTAAACAACGTAACGCCCAACTGGGTAATTCAGACTGGCCGTATTTCGATATGTGCCACTACATATGGGGAGGTGGACGTTCTGCAAACCCCGTGGTTTTGCTCAGTCCTTTAGAGCCTTATCCCTCAGAGAATGATGCTGAAACCACTCTGAGTGATACAGACATCCTGAAGACTGAGGTGTGCACAGAATTTGTGCCCTTAAGTCCAGCAG aattTCCTCCATCTCCTCAGTCACCACCAAATAAAAGTGCCAAGAAAGTATCACGGGGGGAACAAATGGTGAAGGACATGAAAGAGTTTTTCACTGAAATGGACCGAGACTTTGAAGAAAGGGAGCGCCTTCGTGTCCTGGAGCAGAGGCAATATGAAGAGTGCTTAAGGAAGGAGGcaaaagaagaggaaagagaagagCGGGCCAGGCAAATGGCCATGTTTAAAGAATTACTGGAATCTCAAAATAATCTGCTAAGAGAACTCTTGGTGCGAATCCCATCACCAACATTACAGCGGCTTACTCCATCTAAAAACAATGCTGAAACTGAAACCACTTCAAGTGTTGCAAACATCCCAGACACCAAGGAGTGCACAAAATTTGTACACAATAGTCATGCAG AATCTCCTCAATCACCACCAAACAAAAGGGCGAAGAAAGTATCACAGGAGGAACAAATAGCAAAGGTCATGAAAGAGTGTTTTGCAGAAATTGCCAGAACCTTGGAAGAGAGGGAACGGCTTCGTCTCCTGGAGCACAGGCAACATGAAGAGAGCTTAAGAAAGGAGGCAAAGCAGGAAGCACGAGAAGAACGGGCCAGGcaaatggaaatgtttaaaGAGATGCAGGAGTCTCAGAATGACCTACTAAAGGAACTCCTGAGGCGTATGCCTTCACCAACATTACAGCAGTTAAAAATCTCTAAGTACTGGCACTCAGTCAATCAGTCCAGGTTCATTACAGACACGGCTTCAAATAGTAATGTACAAAACACCTCAGAACAGGACATGATTTTTAACCCACCTTCATCCACATCCTTCATGGAGTAA
- the si:ch1073-513e17.1 gene encoding sialin yields the protein MALPDRWPITSNVEDLTEDETPLLQKYAEQHTVPPQCCSVRFNLAFMMFLGFAVVYGLRVNLSVAMVAMVNTTAIQSSFNGSESKECPASSTTSNSSSENPNQPDGVPRYPWNPETQGLLLGAFFVGYFFTQIPGGYLSGRCGGSKFLGGGVFCTAVLTILTPLAAELGVNWLLALRALEGFGEGVTFPAMMAMWACWAPPLERARLMTISGAGGNFGAFLAFPLTGFICHSLGWPAVFYLCGGAGCLWAVLWFIMVSDEPQTHPRISDQEREYIINSIGSEGGSHGWSLPLLPMLCSGPLWAIIIAQMCSNWSYYTLLTSLPTYMDTVLHFDLRQNSFLSALPYLGGWLFSVLSGVVADNLLERKILSVTAVRKIFTFAGLVIPAALLVAVGFSGCSGILAVTFVTLSNTLGGISAAGVFINQIDIAPQYAGILLGITNTFGTIPGVLAPIVVGHLANDHSLMGWRKVFYLSAGLSVFGALHYILFGTGKIQTWARRENQSETETEK from the exons ATGGCCCTACCTGATAGATGGCCTATTACCTCTAATGTGGAGGATCTGACGGAAGACGAAACACCACTGCTGCAGAAATATGCCGAACAACATACAG tgccTCCTCAGTGCTGCTCTGTGCGATTCAACCTGGCCTTCATGATGTTCCTCGGCTTCGCTGTGGTGTACGGCCTCCGGGTCAATCTCAGTGTCGCTATGGTCGCCATGGTCAATACAACTGCTATCCAGTCATCCTTCAATGGCAGTGAATCAAAGGAATGCCCAGCATCTTCTACTACCTCTAACAGCAGCAGTGAAAATCCCAATCAGCCAGATGGG GTACCAAGATACCCATGGAATCCTGAGACTCAGGGCTTGCTGCTGGGTGCATTCTTCGTTGGGTACTTTTTCACCCAGATCCCCGGGGGCTACCTGTCAGGTCGCTGTGGTGGGAGTAAGTTCCTGGGAGGAGGAGTTTTTTGTACAGCAGTGCTCACCATCCTCACTCCTCTGGCTGCTGAGCTCGGGGTCAATTGGCTGCTTGCTCTAAGAGCTCTGGAGGGGTTTGGAGAG ggtgtaACATTCCCTGCCATGATGGCTATGTGGGCCTGTTGGGCCCCTCCATTGGAAAGAGCTCGTCTGATGACTATCTCAGGAGCAGGAGGAAATTTTGGTGCTTTCCTTGCGTTCCCTCTCACAGGCTTCATATGTCACAGTCTGGGCTGGCCTGCAGTCTTCTACCTCTGTG GGGGAGCAGGATGTCTTTGGGCAGTACTGTGGTTCATTATGGTGTCAGATGAACCTCAGACACATCCAAGAATAAGTGACCAAGAAAGAGAATACATTATCAACTCTATAGGTTCAGAG GGAGGCTCCCATGGTTGGTCACTGCCGCTGTTGCCTATGCTGTGCTCAGGCCCTCTCTGGGCCATCATCATTGCACAGATGTGTTCCAACTGGTCTTACTACACTCTGCTTACCTCGCTGCCTACCTACATGGACACAGTGCTGCACTTTGACCTGCGCCAG AACTCCTTCCTGTCGGCGTTACCCTACTTGGGTGGCTGGTTGTTCTCCGTGCTCTCAGGTGTGGTAGCGGACAATCTTTTGGAGAGGAAGATACTAAGTGTAACGGCTGTCCGCAAAATCTTCACTTTCGCAG GTTTGGTCATACCAGCAGCACTCCTGGTTGCTGTTGGATTCTCCGGGTGCAGTGGCATTCTGGCTGTCACCTTTGTCACCCTGTCCAACACTCTCGGGGGCATCAGTGCAGCTGGAGTCTTCATTAACCAGATTGATATTGCTCCTCA GTATGCTGGCATACTGCTTGGGATCACCAACACTTTTGGCACTATCCCAGGAGTACTTGCACCAATTGTAGTGGGTCATCTTGCCAATGAT CATTCTCTGATGGGCTGGAGGAAGGTCTTCTATTTGTCAGCAGGACTGAGTGTATTTGGAGCCTTACACTACATATTGTTTGGCACTGGAAAGATCCAAACTTGGGCACGAAGGGAGAACCAGTCAGAAACAGAGACTGAAAAATAG